From the Theileria parva strain Muguga chromosome 3 map unlocalized ctg_531, whole genome shotgun sequence genome, one window contains:
- the Spt6 gene encoding SH2 domain protein codes for MVKPDEINNLTTSNLNSKDHKKDLHVSFNIEESNHRESSYTGSNHRESSYTGSNHRESSYLGSNNTGPNSTGPNSTNLDLKHEAYGSPDSPSVMSDEEIEFHPLNPFLKDSKFYRKKNEDYATNSENEYEESEEEESQKRSEKSDLDPKSKKKQKVLKQVVKESYIDTMAEESEASELESEEDDYDDELDNEIPEELRDFITDEVVEDYEEEASDVEYDPLKFDEDDLELIAENTGTKLSKGDFDDEEDNKRLRRLKKGTKKSEPEAEDLWYDEESNQEFELSDVWATVAECFGQVDLVVQILKNERNPNNAPVEQYDSDYDPDTDPDNEPANDVDEELVNRVETIKITPSEPEKNLEQLIDIDELQNEYLTKEDEEIRQVDEPERLYIRYRNRPRRTDEREIQSEAQWMTRRLMQEFNIDLSKDSVKRTYEKIFRGTYTNNHNSVASDVTEKCELLLNWLLNERFEVPFILYHKRHLICPPLTDSIVWRVYQLDLEWVRLNTLSKQIQTKIGKIGHENLSSDILYYSTNFDHINDLNDVNIHLLYHHKLDTDLPQDTESEDAELVEDTELAEETESVEDTELAEETELADTDLEEKNEAVEMMEELHEDTERVDKEVEYQYDEIFGDFEPVDNPTHNRSLPSTPNTPTLDLDEPEDITSDSISDTIPSDSTSDSRSDSTSHTTSDTKSDSTSDSVLSGDERDLDQVSEVESEDSADMAMDNDEVETSLMYESKELKGDLKASDQLNDRDEHQSTDNTTNYNMTNYTTTNYTTTGTLTNHKDVDVKKSVRKLEKPVLRVKLKKNSSVYLVENIEKLGLDVICTIIPTADEFYKLLDKHLINTGHRDFRLTDVKDLDLDFTGMNFDLDIDQLFSPFMTGPFSTSKHLFNSIVDYYCTKYSTHISIRRLFREYFRNYCSITCVTTIKGEASLEVTDNSWFIKRMMRLPVNKLLKTLQTQYNYPYYLEKSERQAYVQRKTNNLKLQEMYLHMLKLQESGEINILFHPLTPLDNLYHKSDQYNTRITNLYGTIGTTVSADHETDTVKNLINRELILLSNFYENDQKYINGMVKQLVGLFQKFKSDTAPESDISQEEDYFVSNTLDMSSVGNNFYFFMCKTILTRLFHKYLIPTYKKEIKELLYHTSTNTVLYNIQLNFLNQLDMNTSTIPDKFIPESEKSPRETKRGSRRSSIERRNSQFSDRDETELTENSDNGSVMTLIANNEGSDIYMCIYGATSVYITKYTSILKYMVENESDTRHNNAMLNNWYKIIIDLIIKHDVTVMIVGLTNLYSLNLYYALHRNVHKYNNVRLIKYSTNVSHLIVLKYINSNQFNSNKFNSSGFNSNKVKTGSSIGLGGSGIYEVIYSPVYYILLSLSTSRLYKNYTMELVELWDEKDNYLLKLNYHHLQGMVSRDKLQEYINYVLMLWINKYGIHVNTLLSYHKKWNFAVQYGSNITVSESDYINTFIDYRKNIQTYLSFICGLGIRKAQMLLSRLRNFVPTSRNNMLELVGNLVFHNMASFIRFSHSVDSLDTTRIHPVESGFIAQKLCNGSLDDKLDGEDSIHEILANPAKLDELDLESYSVLLCQKQDMTRMFPYLLFIKHELQFPYNVRFSDPSETQLNGIAKPLNSSNTVGSLDEFETFYNVLKLDKNVFKHGTNVLCKFNYYYNSSRYNLTILPHQLKGNATDMHHFKVELNKVNPASRHTNLTNEVFYGRVLEVDFRPVVLENGMYNYKVGICLTNGNKRMLLNRFLNNLYDDNLGEFLSPLVKFDVNYNKYNNLQNVHRRKLQYKRIIRHPLYRIWNHQKVLTYLKQIDVPIGECCICPMNELDKLNLIIKTCGDPFNYVTFVIYEKNQRVPGELGRELYLQNEKYTNLDQISSQFVEILKLNLEECYTHPKFRNNPDVAKVERELIQESSLKPDNITWAIIPSMKKGFNNPLKFILIVIPPGFNLISEVKSLQDPIYVTHKSFRLWTHEEKSLKQLISWWKEYGYWHRNTEKNKFQQQRK; via the exons atggTCAAGCCagatgaaattaataatttaacaacaTCAAACCTAAATTCTAAAGATCACAAAAAAGATCTTCACGTTTCCTTCAATATCGAAGAATCTAACCACAGAGAATCCAGTTATACAGGATCTAACCACAGAGAATCCAGTTATACAGGATCTAACCACAGAGAATCCAGTTATCTAGGATCCAATAATACTGGGCCAAATAGTACTGGTCCAAATAGTACTAATTTAGATTTAAAACATGAAGCTTATGGGAGTCCAGATTCTCCAAGTGTTATGTCAGATGAGGAAATAGAATTTCATCCTCTAAATCCTTTCCTTAAAGATTCTAAATTTTACCGTAAAAAGAATGAAGATTACGCTACAAATTCGGAAAACGAATACGAAGAATCGGAAGAGGAGGAGAGCCAGAAGAGGTCTGAAAAATCTGACCTCGATCCCAAATCTAAAAAGAAGCAGAAAGTGTTAAAACAAGTTGTGAAGGAGAGTTACATTGACACAATGGCAGAGGAATCCGAAGCATCTGAGCTGGAAAGTGAAGAAGATGACTACGATGATGAACTTGATAATGAAATCCCAGAAGAGCTCAGAGATTTCATCACAGATGAAGTCGTGGAAGATTACGAAGAAGAAGCAAGTGATGTCGAGTACGATCCACTCAAATTCGATGAAGACGACCTCGAACTAATCGCAGAAAACACCGGCACCAAATTATCCAAA ggCGACTTTGATGATGAGGAGGATAACAAGCGGTTGCGAAGGTTGAAAAAGGGAACAAAGAAGTCCGAGCCTGAGGCTGAAGATTTGTGGTATGACGAGGAATCGAATCAGGAATTTGAGCTGAGTGACGTTTGGGCAACTGTTGCAGAGTGTTTTGGCCAAGTTGATTTGGTAGTACAGATACTAAAAAATGAACGGAACCCAAACAACGCACCAGTGGAACAGTATGACTCAGATTATGACCCAGACACTGACCCAGACAATGAACCGGCAAATGACGTAGATGAAGAATTGGTTAACAGAGTTGAAACCATCAAAATCACACCGTCAGAACCCGAAAAAAATCTTGAACAA TTGATCGATATTGATGAGTTGCAAAATGAGTATTTAACAAAAGAGGATGAGGAGATAAGGCAGGTGGATGAGCCGGAGCGTTTGTATATACGTTACCGGAACAGGCCAAGGCGTACAGATGAACGTGAGATACAAAGTGAAGCGCAATGGATGACAAGAAGATTAATGCAAGAATTTAACATTGATTTATCCAAAGACAGTGTGAAACGAACATATGAAAAGATATTCAGGGGGACTTACACCAATAATCACAACTCAGTGGCAAGTGATGTTACAGAGAAGTGTGAACTTCTTCTCAACTGGCTACTCAATGAACGTTTCGAAGTACCATTCATACTATACCATAAAAGACATTTAATTTGTCCACCACTCACAGATTCCATCGTTTGGAGAGTTTATCAACTGGATCTCGAATGGGTCAGATTAAACACGTTGTCCAAACAGATCCAAActaaaattggtaaaatCGGACATGAAAATCTTTCTAGTGATATTCTCTACTATTCTACCAATTTTGACCACATCAATGACCTAAACGACGTTAACATACATCTTTTATATCATCACAAATTGGACACTGATTTACCACAGGATACTGAATCAGAGGATGCTGAATTAGTAGAGGACACCGAATTAGCAGAGGAAACAGAATCAGTAGAGGATACAGAATTAGCAGAGGAAACTGAATTAGCAGATACAGACTTAGAGGAAAAGAATGAAGCAGTTGAGATGATGGAGGAGCTGCATGAGGATACGGAACGAGTTGATAAGGAAGTTGAGTATCAGTATGATGAGATTTTCGGTGATTTCGAACCCGTTGATAATCCGACACATAACAGATCATTACCCTCAACACCAAATACGCCAACCCTTGACCTTGACGAACCCGAAGATATTACTTCCGATTCCATATCCGACACAATTCCCTCCGATTCCACATCTGACTCCAGATCTGACTCAACATCTCACACAACGTCTGACACAAAATCTGACTCAACATCGGATTCAGTTCTCTCTGGTGATGAACGGGATTTGGATCAGGTATCAGAAGTTGAGAGTGAGGACAGTGCTGATATGGCAATGGACAACGATGAAGTTGAGACTTCGTTAATGTACGAGAGTAAGGAATTGAAAGGTGACTTAAAAGCTTCAGACCAATTAAATGACCGAGATGAACATCAATCCACAGATAACACGACAAACTATAACATGACAAATTATACCACGACAAACTATACCACGACAGGTACCTTAACTAACCATAAGGATGTGGACGTGAAAAAGTCGGTGCGAAAGTTGGAAAAGCCTGTTTTGAGAGTCAAGTTGAAGAAAAACTCTTCGGTGTATTTGGTGGAGAATATTGAAAAACTTGGCTTGGATGTGATTTGCACGATAATACCGACGGCGGACGAGTTTTACAAATTGCTGGATAAGCACTTGATTAACACGGGGCACAGAGACTTTAGACTCACAGATGTGAAGGATCTTGATTTAGACTTTACCGGGATGAATTTTGACTTGGATATTGATCAGCTGTTTTCGCCATTCATGACAGGGCCTTTTTCAACCAGTAAGCACCTGTTCAACTCAATCGTTGACTATTATTGTACCAAGTATAGCACTCACATTTCTATTCGAAGATTGTTTCGAGAGTATTTTAGAAACTACTGTAGCATAACTTGTGTGACAACGATCAAGGGTGAGGCGTCTCTGGAGGTTACAGATAATTCCTGGTTTATCAAGAGAATGATGCGTTTGCCGGTGAATAAACTGTTGAAAACGTTACAAACGCAGTATAATTATCCGTATTACCTGGAGAAATCAGAGCGACAAGCATATGTGCAGAGAAAGACAAATAACCTAAAGTTGCAAGAGATGTATTTACAcatgttaaaattacaagaAAGCGGTGaaattaacatattattCCATCCACTGACACCacttgataatttataccACAAGTCTGACCAGTACAATACGAGGATCACAAATTTGTACGGCACCATTGGTACCACAGTGTCAGCTGACCATGAAACTGACACCGTaaagaatttaataaacagggaattaatattattaagtaatttttatgaaaatgACCAAAAGTATATTAACGGGATGGTAAAACAGTTGGTGGGtttatttcaaaaattCAAGTCCGATACGGCGCCAGAATCAGACATTTCCCAGGAAGAGGATTATTTTGTGTCAAACACTTTGGATATGAGTTCAGTAGGTAATAACTTTTACTTCTTCATGTGTAAAACGATTTTGACAAGGTTGTTTCACAAGTACTTGATACCCACGTATAAGAAGGAGATTAAGGAATTGTTGTATCACACATCTACGAACACGGtgttgtataatatacagTTGAATTTCCTAAACCAGCTGGATATGAACACGTCCACAATCCCCGATAAGTTTATCCCAGAGTCAGAAAAGTCACCGAGGGAAACTAAAAGAGGTAGTAGGAGAAGTAGTATTGAGCGGAGAAACTCACAATTCAGTGACAGAGACGAGACGGAGCTGACTGAGAATAGCGACAACGGCTCAGTAATGACACTGATAGCAAATAACGAAGGCTCTGACATTTACATGTGCATCTACGGTGCCACCTCTGTATACATAACAAAGTACACCAGTATCCTCAAGTACATGGTGGAAAACGAGTCAGACACCAGACACAACAACGCCATGCTCAATAACTGGTACAAGATCATCATTGACCTGATTATTAAACATGACGTCACAGTCATGATCGTAGGACTAACCAATTTGTActctttaaatttatactaCGCACTGCACAGAAATGTACACAAATACAACAATGTCAGACTTATCAAATATAGCACCAACGTTTCACACTTGATTGTgctaaaatatataaactcTAACCAGTTTAACTCCAACAAGTTTAACTCTAGCGGGTTTAACTCTAACAAGGTGAAAACCGGTTCTTCCATTGGTTTGGGCGGTTCAGGGATATATGAGGTCATTTATAGCCCAGTCTATTACATATTGTTATCCCTGAGCACTAGCAGACTGTATAAGAATTATACTATGGAACTGGTAGAGTTATGGGACGAGAAGGATAATTACCTCCTAAAGCTTAATTATCATCATTTGCAGGGTATGGTATCCAGGGATAAACTCCAGGAATATATCAACTACGTCCTAATGCTATGGATTAACAAGTATGGAATCCATGTTAACACTTTGCTGAGTTATCATAAAAAGTGGAATTTCGCTGTTCAGTATGGGAGTAACATAACAGTCTCAGAGTCAGACTACATTAACACGTTCATCGACTATAGAAAGAATATACAAACGTATCTTTCATTTATTTGTGGATTAGGGATTCGAAAGGCTCAGATGCTGTTGAGCAGGTTAAGGAACTTTGTACCCACTAGCAGGAATAACATGTTGGAACTGGTTGGTAACTTGGTATTCCACAACATGGCCTCGTTTATAAGGTTCAGTCACTCTGTAGACTCTTTGGACACTACAAGAATACATCCAGTGGAGTCCGGATTCATAGCACAGAAATTGTGCAACGGATCCCTAGACGATAAACTTGACGGAGAAGACTCAATTCATGAAATTTTAGCTAATCCAGCCAAACTAGACGAGCTAGATTTAGAATCGTATTCCGTACTACTGTGTCAGAAACAGGACATGACAAGGATGTTTCcctatttattatttattaaacatgAGCTACAGTTTCCATATAACGTGAGATTCTCAGATCCGTCAGAGACACAGTTGAATGGCATTGCCAAACCCCTCAATTCCAGTAACACAGTTGGCTCTTTAGACGAATTTGAAACCTTTTACAATGTGTTAAAACtggataaaaatgtgttcaAACACGGGACTAACGtactgtgtaaatttaactattattacaaCAGTTCCAGGTATAATCTGACAATACTGCCACACCAGCTCAAGGGAAACGCCACCGACATGCATCACTTCAAAGTGGAACTAAACAAAGTCAACCCAGCCTCACGACACACCAATCTCACCA ATGAGGTGTTTTACGGACGGGTGTTGGAGGTGGACTTTAGGCCTGTGGTATTGGAGAATGGAATGTACAACTATAAAGTTGGCATTTGTTTAACAAATGGTAACAAGAGAATGCTGCTGAATCGGTTCCTAAACAACTTGTACGACGATAATTTGGGAGAATTCCTGTCACCCCTCGTCAAGTTCGATGTCAACTATAACAAGTATAATAACCTACAAAACGTCCACAGGAGGAAACTGCAATATAAAAGAATTATACGACACCCACTCTACAGGATCTGGAACCATCAAAAAGTCCTAACATACCTCAAACAAATCGAT GTGCCGATTGGCGAGTGTTGTATATGTCCGATGAATGAGTTGGATAAGTTAAACTTGATAATAAAGACGTGTGGTGACCCGTTCAACTATGTGACATTTGTGATTTACGAGAAGAACCAGCGTGTGCCAGGCGAGTTAGGGAGAGAATTATACTTACAAAATGAAAAGTACACAAATCTGGACCAAATCTCATCACAGTTTGTGGAAATCCTAAAGCTTAACTTGGAGGAATGTTACACACATCCGAAGTTTAGGAATAACCCCGACGTTGCCAAGGTGGAACGTGAGTTGATCCAGGAAAGCTCCCTGAAACCAGACAACATCACCTGGGCCATCATCCCCTCAATGAAAAAGGGATTTAACAACCCGCTCAAGTTCATTTTAATCGTAATTCCGCCCGGATTTAACCTCATTTCAGAGGTTAAAAGTCTTCAAGATCCGATCTACGTCACACACAAATCTTTCAGACTCTGGACACATGAAGAAAAGTCACTAAAACAACTAATCTCCTGGTGGAAGGAGTACGGATACTGGCACCGAAACACcgaaaaaaataaattccAACAACAACGCAAATGA
- a CDS encoding AAA domain protein: MFRGLVISSQLKLFKCSIKPVNSRLYHSKCTILNMSRKRDESSPYYGGISSDSTEKRKALLSLSIPTKRSHSNSIKVLSFQESQSQHSLTREPKLTESTPFVKSVVPENIKKMVRLFGKNPEFNALIYGDDNVLNCLTIKQRIMNFQVDWDIQMQDKLASCKYNLKTPDGKVFTGETFSTNKKLAKKLAAREILSNLPIPSFDEMYENSRWMISVRKNLLGAREEIVEKTFTNVCVCKIEWKIGDVSYLGTGEGHDFKEAELYASQNLYLQTLNLKNSGKNLDRNLCKNLGKGIKSPVTDGNNLATASAKSTFDDELSRSDAAQINNLRNILISKIKIKQEESVVSIPGGFECTLVWNWTTPEGVPTQKTVIKSGSSKLLARANASKTMLVEMGTIQDINPNQSQLSTKIKSSLNSDLGESVRLACELITSSNSTVWRLFILQLWNKLLFNTDKSAILKLLNTVIHAQNDPKQTSLQGDIWESMLYNLIYVMDEEFVRTVLNLMHSLKLNETHFYSKKALQYYQHNTILLCMEYQCNVCNEVLLRRENVNLFKGEMVLMDLAKLQMPNLIMTSKVDYEYTRNNIFKENDIVLLLPSDHTAADPNTPGLICNVLKHRVGNFVLNMTLKFVSLISNPLDGTQSNPLDTAQSNNLDSTRDKSRCLDEFGLLNYSKYVVMYVKSLIPYLRMIEATQSLTHVIFPINTNAGKYSFTYEMKEILLNSKTFSTQPTPNSLLTNMTLTPVQYTACMSALRNPLTLIQGPPGTGKTHVACAIIDCWAKLNPTNRILAVADSNIAADNLIDALTRKGINALRIGQSSEYELQEDSIKHLERYNSYVKLRQSGYYKEAKNLKVLLYSEAIKQHNIIIATCVGSGNDLLHNYQFSHVIIDECSQSIEMSNLIPIGKGCKSLVLIGDHKQLRPTIISNHALKLGLDKSLLERLIEEEVAPVHMLNVQRRMHPSIIEFPNMHFYSNKIHSQGNVNCVYNVGEVNRSRIRGFKWPVECYNVVFIDVSTSPSTQFELPQGKSKSNLIEVKCVMALLNSFLRANDVKEHQIGILTPYDAQKLLIKKCLKTLKGLESGMIEVDSVDGFQGREKDLIIFTAVRSNLVKDIGFLKDPRRMNVMLTRARRGLVILGDSHTLMSDRENWRPYLNWIYSKGLNIHISQLNLYLDYPDHSLPKSPSDLHNLNHPNTSH; encoded by the exons ATGTTTCGGGGACTGGTTATTTCTAGTCAGTTAAAGCTGTTCAAATGTAGTATAAAACCTGTAAATTCCAGACTGTACCATAGTAAATGTACGATATTAAATATGTCCAGAAAAAGGGACGAATCTTCGCCGTACTACGGCGGAATCTCCTCAGATTCCACCGAAAAAAGGAAGGCACTTCTGTCATTATCCATTCCAACTAAAAGGTCACATTCCAACAGTATTAAAGTCCTAAGCTTCCAGGAATCACAGTCTCAACACTCCTTGACTAGGGAACCTAAACTTACGGAGTCTACTCCATTTGTTAAATCCGTTGTTCCGGAGAACATAAAGAAGATGGTAAGATTATTTGGGAAGAACCCAGAGTTTAATGCGCTCATTTACGGAGACGacaatgtgttaaattgtCTCACAATTAAGCAGCGGATTATGAACTTTCAAGTCGACTGGGACATCCAAATGCAAGACAAACTAGCATCCTGCAAATACAATCTCAAGACTCCAGACGGCAAA GTTTTTACAGGAGAAACATTTTCTACTAATAAGAAATTAGCCAAAAAACTAGCCGCAAGAGAAATTTTATCCAACCTCCCAATACCCTCCTTCGAC GAGATGTATGAGAACAGCCGTTGGATGATTTCGGTGCGTAAGAATTTACTCGGCGCTAGGGAAGAAATTGTCGAAAAAACCTTtacaa ACGTGTGTGTTTGTAAAATCGAGTGGAAAATTGGCGATGTTAGTTATCTCGGCACTGGAGAAGGGCACGATTTCAAGGAAGCTGAACTCTACGCCAGTCAGAATTTATACCTACAAACACTCAAC CTTAAAAATTCGGGTAAGAATTTGGACAGgaatttgtgtaaaaatttggGTAAGGGAATAAAATCCCCCGTCACGGATGGAAATAACCTCGCAACTGCATCCGCTAAATCAACGTTTGACGATGAGTTATCCCGATCTGACGCCgcacaaattaataatctACGCAATATTCTCATCTCCAAAATCAAAATCAAA cAAGAGGAGAGTGTGGTGTCTATACCGGGCGGATTTGAGTGTACGTTGGTGTGGAACTGGACAACTCCGGAAGGGGTCCCGACCCAG AAAACAGTGATAAAAAGCGGAAGTAGTAAGTTACTTGCAAGGGCCAATGCCAGCAAGACGATGCTTGTGGAAATGGGCACCATCCAAGACATTAACCCCAATCAAAGCCAACTCTCAACCAAAATCAAATCCTCACTCAATTCC GACTTGGGCGAGTCTGTGCGTCTGGCGTGTGAACTGATAACTTCATCGAATTCCACGGTTTGGCGCCTGTTTATCCTCCAGTTGTGGAATAAACTCCTGTTTAACACTGACAAATCAGCGATTTTAAAGCTTCTAAACACGGTAATCCACGCGCAAAATGATCCGAAAC AGACAAGTTTACAGGGCGACATTTGGGAATCTATGCTTtataacttaatttacGTCATGGACGAGGAGTTTGTCAGGACAGTTCTCAACCTCATGCACTCACTGAAGCTCAACGAAACTCATTTCTACTCCAAAAAAGCACTCCAATACTATCAACACAATAC GATATTACTGTGTATGGAGTATCAGTGTAATGTATGTAATGAAGTGTTGTTGAGGAGGGAAAATGTGAATTTGTTCAAGGGTGAGATGGTTCTTATGGACTTGGCAAAGTTACAAATGCCAAACCTCATTATGACCTCAAAAGTCGACTACGAATACACCAGGAATAACATTTTCAAGGAAAACGACATTGTGCTACTTTTACCCAGTGATCACACTGCAGCAGATCCCAAC ACACCCGGCCTGATTTGCAACGTTCTGAAGCACAGAGTTGGCAATTTTGTACTTAATATGACCTTAAAATTTGTGTCACTCATTTCTAACCCCTTGGACGGTACACAGAGTAACCCTTTGGACACTGCACAgagtaataatttggaCAGTACAAGGGATAAATCCCGGTGTTTGGATGAGTTTGGGTTGTTGAATTATTCGAAGTATGTTGTGATGTATGTAAAATCGTTAATTCCGTATTTGCGGATGATTGAGGCGACACAGTCCCTGACACACGTAATCTTCCCAATCAAC ACGAACGCCGGCAAATACTCTTTCACCTACGAAATGAAGGAAATTTTACTAAACTCCAAGACATTCTCAACACAACCCACACCTAACTCT TTGTTGACGAATATGACGTTGACGCCGGTCCAGTACACGGCGTGCATGTCAGCGTTAAGGAACCCGTTAACACTGATTCAAGGCCCGCCAGGTACTGGGAAAACACACGTAGCATGCGCTATCATCGATTGCTGGGCCAAACTCAATCCAACAAACAGAATTCTAGCCGTTGCAGACTCCAACATTGCAG CCGATAACTTGATTGACGCCTTGACGAGGAAGGGCATAAATGCGTTAAGAATCGGTCAAAGTTCCGAGTATGAGCTCCAGGAAGACTCAATCAAAC ATTTGGAACGTTATAATTCGTATGTGAAATTGAGGCAGTCAGGCTACTATAAGGAGGCGAAAAATTTAAAGGTTTTGTTATATTCCGAGGCTATTAAGCAgcataatattattattgcAACCTGCGTCGGTTCCGGGAATGATCTGCTCCACAATTACCAATTCTCACACGTCATCATCGACGAATGCTCACAGTCCATAG AGATGAGTAACTTGATACCGATTGGGAAGGGATGTAAGTCATTAGTGTTAATCGGTGATCACAAGCAATTACGACCAACAATCATCTCCAATCACGCTCTTAAACTTGG ACTGGACAAATCATTGTTGGAGCGGTTAATAGAGGAGGAAGTGGCTCCGGTACACATGTTAAATGTGCAAAGGAGAATGCACCCCTCAATCATCGAATTCCCAAACATGCATTTCTACTCCAATAAAATACACAGTCAAGGTAAtgtaaattgtgtttaca ATGTCGGAGAAGTGAATAGGAGTCGTATAAGAGGATTTAAGTGGCCTGTGGAGTGTTATAATGTTGTGTTTATTGATGTGAGTACATCACCAAGCACACAATTTGAACTTCCCCAAGGCAAATCCAAGTCCAATCTcat TGAGGTAAAGTGTGTGATGGCGTTGTTGAATTCGTTTTTAAGGGCAAATGATGTTAAGGAACACCAG ATTGGGATCCTGACACCGTATGACGctcaaaaattattaatcaaGAAATGTCTTAAAACACTCAAA GGATTGGAGAGTGGTATGATTGAGGTTGACAGTGTGGATGGGTTCCAGGGCCGTGAAAAAGACTTGATAATCTTCACCGCTGTAAGATCGAATCTCGTAAAGGATATTGGATTCCTCAAAGATCCCAGGAGAATGAACGTTATGCTCACCAGAGCCAGGAGAGGTCTTGTCATACTAGGAGATTCACACACTCTCAT GAGTGACAGGGAGAATTGGCGTCCGTATTTGAATTGGATTTACTCAAA aggATTAAACATTCACATTTCacaattaaatttatatctCGATTACCCCGACCACTCACTCCCAAAATCACCATCAGATTTACACAACCTGAATCATCCAAACACTTCACATTAA
- a CDS encoding ATP synthase subunit H family protein, which yields MSNYSVIFKGSAVFIAICLSLCITIPILLIRKINPNERKDFFSLVFLLVPLGTFCLWLLWVSMYMSQMNPMISPMRVIFKKAEKIVEKVSEKPKITLKY from the exons ATGTCGAATTATAGTGTAATTTTTAAGGGATCTGCTGTATTTATCGCAATTTGCCTATCACTCTGTATTACCATTCCCATACTCCTCATACGCAAAATTAACCCAAACGAACGCAAAGACTTTTTCTC gctGGTGTTTTTACTCGTACCTCTAGGCACCTTCTGCCTATGGCTACT ATGGGTGAGTATGTATATGTCTCAGATGAATCCGATGATAAGTCCGATGCGCGTAATATTCAAAAAGGCTGAAAAAATCGTCGAAAAAGTCTCGGAAAAACcaaaaattactttaaaatattaa
- a CDS encoding N4: protein MTEKVDPQSKETKPIAEGEIRVTTLGRVSNYVTYAKKLLSNGIPVITIRGTGRAMSNVVETAEILRHMINGLHQVTTVDTQDRLADGKSKSKDTKFSVCFLTISLSLDPSKIDTKSIGYQAPLTKETLDGVDVDQLLHSKRGPRSNSRRNHKAGSNK, encoded by the exons ATGACAGAGAAAGTGGATCCGCAGTCGAAGGAGACGAAACCTATTGCAGAAGGTGAAATCAGAGTAACCACACTCGGCAGGGTTTCAAACTATGTTACCTACGCCAAAAAATTACTCTCCAACGGTATTCCAGTCATCACCATCAGAGGGACCGGAAGAGCCATGAGCAACGTAGTCGAAACCGCAGAAATACTCAGACACATGATCAACGGACTACACCAAGTCACAACCGTCGATACCCAAGACAGATT GGCTGATGGGAAGAGTAAGTCTAAGGACACGAAGTTTAGTGTTTGTTTTTTGACGATATCGTTATCTCTGGACCCGAGTAAGATTGACACAAAGTCTATCGGCTATCAAGCACCCCTGACCAAAGAAACACTTGACGGCGTCGACGTGGACCAATTACTACACTCCAAACGTGGACCACGCTCCAACTCAC GTAGGAACCACAAAGCCGGTTCTAACAAGTAG